GCAGTTTGCCTCCACGGCGGTATTCATGGGAATCCTGACCCTGTTTCAAGGAAGCGGCGGCGGCTTTACGCTCCAGAGCACGGGAGCGGTGCTCTATCTGGCCGTGATGCCCACGGTGGTGTGCTACATGATTAAAAATATCACCATACGCTACATGAGCCCCGTGCGCTGCTCGCTGATCCTCTCTACGGAGAGCGTGTTCTGCGCCATCTTATCCGCGATCATCCTCCATGAGAGGATCACGATGCGGATGCTGTTCGGCATTGTACTGATCTTCAGCGGTGTGCTCCTGGAGCAGCTGCGCTCCCGCAAGGCGGTGCCCGCGCCCCGGGATACGGAGCTGACGGCGGAGGGGATGGAAGGCGACGCCGCTGGGCCGCCGGAGGATGCGCCGGCAGAGCAAATCGATGTAAATGAGGCGTAAAGTTCATGGGTAATCGATAAAATGACTTGCGCGGCAGAGAATTTTATGATACGCTTTTTCATGTGAAAGGATGAGAAACGATGTATCATTATATCCTGTTTGATCTGGACGGAACGCTGACCGATTCCAAGGAGGGCATCTTCAAGTGCCTGCGCTATGCCTTTGAAAAGATGGGAGAACGGGTGCCTGACGATGCGGAGCTGATCAAGTTCATCGGCCCGCCGCTGCAAAACTCCTTTATGGAATACTGCGGCTACAGCCTGGAAAAGGCCCAGCGCGCCGTGGGCATATTCCGGGAGCGGTATGTGCCCATTGGAAAATTTGAGAACACGGCCACGCCGGGTCTGCCGGAGCTGTGCCGGCGGCTGAAGGAGCGGGGCTACGTGATGGCGCTGTCCTCCTCCAAGCCGGAGGACATGTGCCAGCAGATCTGCGCCCATTTCGGCTACGACCAATCCTTAAGCGTCATCGCCGGCAGTCCGCCCGTGGGAGAGACTTCCAAGGCGGAGGTGATCCGGGAAACCTTCCGGCGCCTGAAAATCGGCGAGGAGGACAAGGCGTCGGTGCTGATGGTGGGCGACCGGAAGTTTGATGTGTTAGGCGCCAGGGAGTGCGGCATCGACTGTTTGGGCGTGGAGTTTTTCGGCTACGCCGCACCGGGTGAACTGACGGAGGCCGGAGCCGTGGCGGTGGTACATAGCGTCCAGGAGTTGGAGGAGTTTATTTTGAGCCACTGAAATGGCGGCCTGTGTATGGATGAGATTTGGCGGGACAGCATAGAATGCTGTCCCGCTTTTTATGACAGAGCTTCCGCGGCCGACCAGGCCGCCCGTGAAAAAGGCAAAAAAAGTCGAGAGGGGCGCCGGGCGGCGGTCTATACTGACAGCAGGTAAGGAGGGATTGAGGGATGGAGCAGGTTGAGGCGGTGCAGCGGATGCAGGACTATATTGAGGTCCATTTGTATGAGCCCATCACGCCGGCGGACCTGGCAAGGGCTTCGCTCTTTTCGCCCTGGCATTCCTACCGGCTGTTTGTGAACCTGGTGGGCATGACGCCGGCCGGATATATCCGGCGGCTTCGCCTCTCCAAATCCGCTCTGGGGCTGCGGCGGGGCTTAAAAGTCGCGGACGCCGCCTTTGCAGCCGGATTTGGAAGCGTGGACGGGTACCAGCGGGCCTTCTTCCGAGAATTTGGATGCAACCCGGGCGACTATGCGGCCGACCCCGGTCCCATCTATCTGTTCACACCTTACGGGGTAAAATTCAGGCACATCGAAAGGAGAAAAGCTGTGGAACCTGTGAAGACCGTATTTGTTCAGATGGTGGAAAAGCCTGCGCGCAAGGTGCTTATCAAGCGGGGGATCAAGGCCGGAGACTACTGGTCCTACTGTGAGGAGGTGGGCTGTGATGTGTGGGGGCTTCTCCAGAGCGTTCAGTCCATCGGCCCGGAGCCGGTGTGCCTCTACCTGCCGCCGCTGTACCGCAAACCGGGGACGTCGGAGTACGTCCAGGGCGCGGAAGTCCCTCCGGACTACAGTGGGGCGGTGCCGGAGGGATTTGACCTGATCTCGCTGCCGGCCGGGAGATACCTGATGTTTCGGGGGGAGCCCTTTGCGGAGGAGGACTACTGCGGTGCCATTGAGGAGGTGCAGACGGCGGTCAAGCGGTACGACCCGGCCCTGATCGGGTGCGTTTGGGATGACCGGAGCCCAAGAATTCAGCTGGAGCCCATTGGGACAAGAGGTTATATCGAGCTGTGGCCGGTCAGGCCGGCGTAAGAGTCTCGCGGACAGAAAAAGGGAGGGAAAAGCAATTGCTTTTCCCTCCCTCTATTTGAAAGGGGCGGCTGGATCAGGCTGCGTCGGATTTTGTTTTTTCGATGTTTTTCACCTGCTCCAGCGTTTTGCCGGGCACGCTCAGGTCCGCCCTCAGAACAGGGTCCATGGGGACCGCAAGGTACATGTTGTTGCCGTAGATCAGATAGGCGCTGGTGATGCCGATGACCTGGCCGAACTCATTGAAGAGCGCGCCGCCGCTGCTGCCGATGGAGATGGAGGCGGTATTTTGGATCACGGGGATGGAAAAGCCCTCAATGGTGCGGGAGCAGCTGCTGACCACGCCGGAGGTTACGGAGTTTTGAAGGCCAAGAGGGCTGCCAATGGCATAGATGACGTCGCCGTTGCGGACCGTGTCGGAGGATACCATGGGCAAAAAGGCAAAGGCGGAGGTGCGCTCGCCGGCGGTGGAGAGAGTGGAAATCCGCAGCACAGCGATGTCCTCGCCGGCATCGTAGTACAGAACCTTCTCCACCGGATACTTCTCGCCTGTGATCAGCGTGATGTTGGCGTAGGCCATGCCGTCGATGGAGTGGTAATTGGTGACGGCGATGCCGTCAGAGGTGATGAAAAATCCACTGGAGGTGCTGGAGGTGGTATTGGTGTCGCGGTAGTAGTCGGTGGCGTAGCACTCCATGAAGAACACCGCCGAGCTGCAGCGGTCGGCGATCTGGCGGGCGGTGAGGGATTCGCTGGTCAGCCCCAGGGCGTTGGCCGCGGCCTGACTCACCAGGCCCTTGGCCATCAGGCCATCCAAAAGCGTCTGTGTGCCGCCCTTTTTCGGGAAGGTCAGGGCGCTGAGCATGGCCTCGAACAGATCGCCCCTGGTGAAGGTGGAGTAGGAGGTCACGGTGGAGAGCCCAATGTGGCGGGCAAAGAGGGCCGCCTCACCGGGAACAAAGTCTCCGTTGCTGTCCTGATAGCCCAAAATCCGCAGCAGAAAGGTGAAAAACTCATCGGCGCTGACGGTTCGGCTGGGCGAGAAGGTGGTTTCAGAAGTGCCGGCCGCCCAGCCGCAGGCATAGGCATAGCTGACATCCGCCTGGGCCCAGGCGGGGACGTCGGTAAAGGGGGCGTGGTAGCTGCCGCTGGCGGCGGACTGCTCTCCGCCGGCCAGGCGCACGATCAAAGTGACTGCCTCGGCCCGGGTGGCGGAGCGGTCCAGGTCATAACCGGAGCCGGTGCCGTTGACCAGGCCAAGCGTATTGAGCTTGTCCGCCGCAAGTGTCTGCTCGCCGGGCAGAGCGCTGGCGGCCGGGATCAGATTCACTGCCAGCAAGAGGGCGCAAAGCGCCGCGGCAATGCGTTTTTTCATGTGAGGGTACCTCCAAATGAATAAAATGCCAGCGCCGCAAAAACGGCGGAGGATACGGAATGCGGTCTCTATCATAGCACGGGCCATCATTTTTTACAAGAACGTGGACAGCAAAGGTACAATCTGTTAAACTATCGGGGAAAGGAAGAGAATATGGCTGAACAAATTGGAGAAAACCTATACCGGCTGGACATCCCGCTGCCGGAGAACCCCCTTAAGAACCTGAACAGCTATCTCATCACAGGGGAGCGGAATCTGCTCATCGACACGGGATTTCGCCAGGAGCCCTGCCGCCGGGCCATGGCGGAACAGCTTTTGGAGCTGCGCGTGGACATGGACCGGACGGACCTGTTTTTGACACATCTGCACACCGACCACACCGGCCTTGCCCAGGAGCTGCTCCGGCCCGGCTGCCGGGCCATGCTCAGCGATGTGGACGTGCCGCTGCTGATCCACAGCCAGAGCGAGGCATACTGGGAGGAGAATTTCGACGCCTATCTCAAAGAGGGCTTCCCACGCACGGAGCTGAGGGAGCTATGGGGCGACAATCCGGCCAGGGACATCCACCCCGTGCCCTTTTCAGGCTACACGCCGGTGCGGGATGGGACGATCTTGCGCTATGGAGGCTACCGCCTGAAATGTCTGCTGACGCCGGGGCATACGCCGGGCCACATGTGCCTCTATGAGACGGAGAAACGAATGCTCTTCTGCGGCGACCACGTGCTCTATCACATCTCGCCCAACATCACCCGTTGGAGGAGCATGCCCGACGCCCTTGGCAGCTATCTGAAGAGCCTGGACCTGGTGGCCGATCTGGAGGTAGAGACTCCTCTGCCAGCCCACCGGGCGGTGGAGGGTGACTTTCGCCAGCGGGTCATCCAGCTGCGGGCCCATCACGGGACCCGGCTTCAAAACACGCTGGACCAGGTGAGCCGCGCCCCGGGGCAGAGCGCCTATGAGATCGCCGGGGGAATGTCCTGGGACATCCGCTGCCGCAGCTGGGAGGACTTCCCGCTGACCCAGAAGTGGTTCGCCGTGGGCGAGGCGCTGTCCCACCTGGACTACCTGGCGGTTCGCGGCCGGCTTTTGTGCCGGGAGACGGGGGGAATCCGCCGATATTTCCCGGCGTTGGACCAAGTATAAGGGGGATACCTAAAATGGAACTGAAAGAGATTTTAAGCAGAGTCGACCACACGCTGCTCCGCCCCGACGCCACCTGGGAGGAGATCCGTGCCCTGTGCGACGACGGCGCTTCCTATGGCTGCGCGTCGGTGTGCATCCCGGCCGCCTATGTGCGTCAGGCGTCGGACCATGTGCGGGGCGCCGTGGCGGTGTGCACCGTGGTGGGCTTTCCCAACGGCTATTCCACCACGGCGGCCAAATGCTTTGAGGCGGAGGAGGCATTGACCTCCGGAGCGTCGGAGATCGATATGGTCATCAACTTAGGCTGGCTGAAGGACGGCCGCTACGATGAGATAGAGCGGGAAATCCGGGAGGTGAAGGCCGCCTGCCAGCGCCATGTGCTGAAAGTCATTGTGGAGACCTGCCTGCTGACGGAGGAGGAGAAAATCCGCATGTGCCAGGTGGTCTCCAACTCCGGCGCCGACTTCATCAAGACCTCCACCGGTTTTTCCACAGGCGGAGCCACCCGGGAGGATGTGGCGCTGCTGCGCGCTCATGTGGCGCCAGGGGTGAAGGTAAAGGCCGCGGGCGGGATTTCCACGCTCCGGGACGCGGAGGATTTCATCGCCCTGGGGGCCGACCGCCTGGGCACATCCCGCATTGTCAAGGCGGTAAAAGAGGGAAGCAACTGAATTTACAATCGGAAAAGGAGAAGATACCATGTCTACTGCTCACAACAGCGCCGAAAAGGGCCAGTTTGCCAAGACCGTTTTGATGCCGGGCGACCCGCTGCGCGCCCAATTCATCGCAGAGACCTTTTTGAAGGATGCCGTGCTGGTAAACAATGTCCGCGGCATCCACGGCTACACCGGCACCTACGAGGGTGTGCCGGTTTCCGTCATGGCCTCCGGGATGGGCACCCCTTCCATCGGCATCTACTCCCATGAGCTGTTCCACTTCTACGATGTGGACAACATCATCCGCATCGGCTCCGCCGGCGCCATGTCTCCGGACTTAAAGCTGATGGATGTGGTGGCGGCCCAGGGCGCCTGCACCAATTCAAACTATGTGTCCCAGTTTCGTATGCCCGGTACCTTCGCGCCCATTGCAAGCTTTGAACTGCTGGAGACGGCGGTGGCCGCCGCCCGGGAGATGGGGGTGCGGATGCCGGTGGGCAACGTGCTCTCCTCCGACGTGTTCTACGATGCATCCAACTCCACCATGGACTGGGCCAAAATGGGGGTCCTGTGTGCCGAGATGGAGGCGGCGGGCCTTTACTGCAACGCGGCGCAGGCCCACAAGCGGGCTCTGGCGCTGCTGACCATCTCCGACAGCCTGATAACGGGGGAGGAGCTGTCCTCTGAGGACCGTCAGACCGGATTCACTCAGATGATGCGCATCGCCCTGCGGGTGGCCGTTGAGATGGCCAGCCGGGATTGATCTACATGGCAGAAACATGACGAAA
This window of the Dysosmobacter acutus genome carries:
- a CDS encoding HAD hydrolase-like protein yields the protein MYHYILFDLDGTLTDSKEGIFKCLRYAFEKMGERVPDDAELIKFIGPPLQNSFMEYCGYSLEKAQRAVGIFRERYVPIGKFENTATPGLPELCRRLKERGYVMALSSSKPEDMCQQICAHFGYDQSLSVIAGSPPVGETSKAEVIRETFRRLKIGEEDKASVLMVGDRKFDVLGARECGIDCLGVEFFGYAAPGELTEAGAVAVVHSVQELEEFILSH
- a CDS encoding AraC family transcriptional regulator — its product is MEQVEAVQRMQDYIEVHLYEPITPADLARASLFSPWHSYRLFVNLVGMTPAGYIRRLRLSKSALGLRRGLKVADAAFAAGFGSVDGYQRAFFREFGCNPGDYAADPGPIYLFTPYGVKFRHIERRKAVEPVKTVFVQMVEKPARKVLIKRGIKAGDYWSYCEEVGCDVWGLLQSVQSIGPEPVCLYLPPLYRKPGTSEYVQGAEVPPDYSGAVPEGFDLISLPAGRYLMFRGEPFAEEDYCGAIEEVQTAVKRYDPALIGCVWDDRSPRIQLEPIGTRGYIELWPVRPA
- a CDS encoding S1C family serine protease, with amino-acid sequence MKKRIAAALCALLLAVNLIPAASALPGEQTLAADKLNTLGLVNGTGSGYDLDRSATRAEAVTLIVRLAGGEQSAASGSYHAPFTDVPAWAQADVSYAYACGWAAGTSETTFSPSRTVSADEFFTFLLRILGYQDSNGDFVPGEAALFARHIGLSTVTSYSTFTRGDLFEAMLSALTFPKKGGTQTLLDGLMAKGLVSQAAANALGLTSESLTARQIADRCSSAVFFMECYATDYYRDTNTTSSTSSGFFITSDGIAVTNYHSIDGMAYANITLITGEKYPVEKVLYYDAGEDIAVLRISTLSTAGERTSAFAFLPMVSSDTVRNGDVIYAIGSPLGLQNSVTSGVVSSCSRTIEGFSIPVIQNTASISIGSSGGALFNEFGQVIGITSAYLIYGNNMYLAVPMDPVLRADLSVPGKTLEQVKNIEKTKSDAA
- a CDS encoding MBL fold metallo-hydrolase, which codes for MAEQIGENLYRLDIPLPENPLKNLNSYLITGERNLLIDTGFRQEPCRRAMAEQLLELRVDMDRTDLFLTHLHTDHTGLAQELLRPGCRAMLSDVDVPLLIHSQSEAYWEENFDAYLKEGFPRTELRELWGDNPARDIHPVPFSGYTPVRDGTILRYGGYRLKCLLTPGHTPGHMCLYETEKRMLFCGDHVLYHISPNITRWRSMPDALGSYLKSLDLVADLEVETPLPAHRAVEGDFRQRVIQLRAHHGTRLQNTLDQVSRAPGQSAYEIAGGMSWDIRCRSWEDFPLTQKWFAVGEALSHLDYLAVRGRLLCRETGGIRRYFPALDQV
- the deoC gene encoding deoxyribose-phosphate aldolase, with the protein product MELKEILSRVDHTLLRPDATWEEIRALCDDGASYGCASVCIPAAYVRQASDHVRGAVAVCTVVGFPNGYSTTAAKCFEAEEALTSGASEIDMVINLGWLKDGRYDEIEREIREVKAACQRHVLKVIVETCLLTEEEKIRMCQVVSNSGADFIKTSTGFSTGGATREDVALLRAHVAPGVKVKAAGGISTLRDAEDFIALGADRLGTSRIVKAVKEGSN
- the deoD gene encoding purine-nucleoside phosphorylase, producing MSTAHNSAEKGQFAKTVLMPGDPLRAQFIAETFLKDAVLVNNVRGIHGYTGTYEGVPVSVMASGMGTPSIGIYSHELFHFYDVDNIIRIGSAGAMSPDLKLMDVVAAQGACTNSNYVSQFRMPGTFAPIASFELLETAVAAAREMGVRMPVGNVLSSDVFYDASNSTMDWAKMGVLCAEMEAAGLYCNAAQAHKRALALLTISDSLITGEELSSEDRQTGFTQMMRIALRVAVEMASRD